One genomic region from Candidatus Bipolaricaulota bacterium encodes:
- a CDS encoding ABC transporter permease translates to VPTRLHLGAGIAVLFAILVYVFLWRTTIGFRIRTVGKNLRAAVGAGIPVKRYMVLSLLLAGALSGLGGAVEVLGLHHRMFTDGSAFGFTGSAGFNGIVAALFGQLHPLGAIPASFLLGALLTGANKMQRVVQVPSALMGAINGLIVLFVVGSEILRRRRAQRVEKGAERLSAEGEKE, encoded by the coding sequence GTCCCGACCCGTCTCCATCTCGGGGCAGGGATCGCGGTTCTGTTCGCCATCTTGGTCTACGTCTTCCTGTGGCGGACGACGATCGGGTTCCGGATCCGCACCGTGGGAAAGAACCTGCGGGCCGCGGTCGGAGCGGGGATCCCGGTGAAGCGGTACATGGTTCTCTCCCTTTTGTTGGCCGGGGCACTCTCCGGGCTGGGAGGGGCGGTCGAGGTCCTTGGGTTGCACCACCGCATGTTCACCGACGGATCGGCGTTCGGGTTCACCGGAAGCGCTGGGTTCAACGGGATCGTCGCCGCCCTGTTCGGACAGCTGCACCCACTCGGGGCGATCCCGGCATCGTTCCTCCTCGGGGCCCTCCTCACCGGGGCGAACAAGATGCAACGGGTGGTGCAGGTTCCCTCAGCCCTGATGGGAGCGATCAACGGGTTGATCGTGCTGTTCGTGGTGGGAAGTGAGATCCTGCGCCGCCGCCGTGCGCAGCGGGTGGAGAAGGGGGCAGAACGGCTTTCTGCGGAGGGGGAGAAAGAATAA
- a CDS encoding ABC transporter permease, with product MIGSVIAGIASSAIRLATPYLYAGIGETLGQLSGVVNLGVDGIMLMGAYVAFFVALRTGSLSLGLLAAAGTGALLGLLMAFVSVTLKAEQGISGIGLYIFGLGLSTLLFGMTVGHVQTIDGFPDLVIPGFAAIPVIGEIFFRHNILVYIAFALVPVAWFVLNKTPFGLKVRAAGQKPEAADSLGVNVERIRYTTVIIGGLLSGVAGASLSIALLNTFQQNLTNGIGFIAVALVYFGGWRPTGVLLGALLFSTVNAIQVWLQVKGVNVPSDFALMMPYVVTILVLAAMAKRRVNAPAALNKPFERGES from the coding sequence ATGATCGGATCGGTCATCGCCGGGATCGCCAGTTCCGCCATCCGCCTCGCCACTCCTTATCTCTATGCCGGGATCGGCGAGACGCTCGGGCAACTGAGCGGGGTGGTGAATCTGGGAGTGGATGGGATCATGCTGATGGGGGCGTACGTCGCGTTCTTCGTCGCTCTGCGCACCGGCAGCCTCTCCTTGGGTCTCCTGGCAGCGGCCGGGACCGGGGCCCTCCTCGGGCTGTTGATGGCGTTCGTGAGCGTCACCCTCAAGGCGGAGCAAGGGATCAGCGGGATCGGGCTTTACATCTTCGGCCTCGGGCTGAGCACACTTCTGTTCGGGATGACGGTCGGACACGTGCAGACGATCGACGGATTCCCTGATCTGGTCATTCCCGGATTCGCTGCGATCCCGGTAATCGGGGAGATATTCTTCCGGCACAACATCTTGGTCTATATCGCATTCGCGCTCGTTCCCGTGGCATGGTTCGTGTTAAACAAGACCCCGTTTGGGCTCAAAGTGCGCGCCGCCGGGCAGAAGCCGGAGGCGGCCGATTCGCTCGGGGTGAACGTCGAGCGCATCCGCTATACCACTGTGATCATCGGTGGACTCCTCTCCGGGGTCGCTGGCGCGTCGCTCTCCATCGCCCTGCTCAATACCTTCCAGCAGAACCTGACAAACGGGATCGGGTTCATCGCGGTTGCCCTCGTCTATTTTGGAGGATGGCGGCCGACCGGGGTCCTGCTCGGAGCGCTTCTGTTCAGCACAGTTAACGCGATCCAGGTATGGCTCCAGGTGAAGGGAGTGAACGTCCCGTCTGACTTCGCCCTCATGATGCCGTACGTGGTGACGATTCTCGTCCTGGCCGCGATGGCTAAGCGGCGCGTGAACGCCCCTGCTGCACTTAATAAGCCGTTCGAGCGCGGAGAAAGCTGA